A window from Camelus dromedarius isolate mCamDro1 chromosome 9, mCamDro1.pat, whole genome shotgun sequence encodes these proteins:
- the CD177 gene encoding LOW QUALITY PROTEIN: CD177 antigen (The sequence of the model RefSeq protein was modified relative to this genomic sequence to represent the inferred CDS: deleted 1 base in 1 codon), with amino-acid sequence MSPALLLALLGITHTLTGVHALTCNQGSAETVRDISELPLQWTTGQKSCEDGWGCQEVLLLIENGEKVNLMILKGCTQAANQEARVTQHRTGPGLSALSYTHVCREDLCNNLSSTVPLRALPPPTAMGSVRCPVCLSTAGCGSAAELPCPIESSHCYSGVLLFSVLGPRGRWAWLPRAVPPPEGWLIPAAASPSLSLSTGAISSRLKVQGCTSQEGCNLLNGTREIGPITLRETCDPQAFLSCHRGVMLRTSVNLAQEPVEWTANGRQLCDPGEVCQETLLLIDVGHKSLLVGSKGCSKARTQDPQTISIHSGPPGVLVASYARFCSSDECNSASSSSVLLNSLPRPAAPASGDLYCPACVSLFGSCPENSETVRCPSGTTHCYKGYIALRGGGLSTSLNVQGWVAQPSSSLLNRIQNIGVISVAEKRDDENEPLENELLLPAGAAPAPYLAWVVGLGLSLALWCGAPSLLIPFSHDS; translated from the exons ATGAGCCCTGCCCTGCTGCTGGCCCTCCTGGGCATCACCCACACCCTGACCG GAGTGCATGCCCTGACCTGCAACCAGGGGAGCGCGGAAACCGTGAGGGACATATCGGAGCTGCCTCTCCAGTGGACGACCGGCCAGAAGTCCTGTGAGGATGGCTGGGGCTGCCAGGAAGTTCTGCTGCTCATTGAGAATGGTGAGAAGG TGAATTTGATGATCCTCAAGGGCTGCACCCAGGCGGCGAATCAGGAGGCCCGCGTCACCCAGCACAGGACAGGCCCCGGACTCTCCGCTCTATCCTACACCCACGTGTGCAGGGAGGATCTGTGCAACAATCTCTCCTCCACCGTCCCTCTCcgggccctgcccccacccacag CCATGGGGTCTGTGCGGTGTCCAGTCTGCTTGTCTACAGCAGGCTGTGGGTCTGCAGCGGAGCTGCCCTGC CCCATCGAGAGCTCGCACTGCTACAGTGGGGTCCTTCTGTTCAGCG TCCTGGGACCCAGAGGAAGATGGGCCTGGCTTCCCAGAGCTGTGCCTCCCCCAGAGGGTTGGCTGATCCCAGCGGCagcatctccctccctctctctttccacaGGGGCCATCTCTAGCCGTCTGAAAGTCCAGGGATGCACATCTCAAGAAGGCTGCAACCTGCTTAATGGGACTCGGGAAATAGGGCCCATCACTCTGCGGGAGACCTGTGATCCTCAAG CTTTTCTGTCCTGTCATCGGGGAGTCATGTTACGGACTTCTGTAAACCTGGCTCAGGAACCGGTTGAATGGACCGCGAATGGGAggcagctgtgtgatcctggggaGGTGTGTCAGGAGACACTTCTGCTCATAGATGTAG GACACAAATCACTCCTAGTGGGGAGCAAAGGCTGCAGCAAAGCCAGGACACAGGATCCCCAGACTATCTCCATACACTCGGGACCCCCAGGAGTGCTCGTTGCCTCCTATGCCCGGTTCTGCTCCTCTGACGAGTGCAACAGCGCCAGCAGCAGCAGTGTCCTCTTGAACTCCCTCCCTCGTCCAG CTGCCCCTGCCTCAGGAGACTTGTACTGTCCAGCCTGTGTGTCGCTTTTTGGATCCTGCCCAGAAAACTCTGAAACTGTTAGGTGCCCTAGCGGCACCACTCACTGTTACAAGGGTTACATTGCTCTCCGGGGAG GTGGGCTGAGCACCTCATTGAACGTTCAGGGCTGGGTGGCTCAACCTTCCAGCTCCTTGTTGAACCGTATTCAGAATATTGGGGTCATTTCCGTGGCTGAGAAGCGTGATGACGAGAATGAGCCTCTAGAGAATGAGCTTCTACTCCCAGCTGGAGCTGCTCCTGCCCCCTACCTGGCTTGGGTGGTAGGGCTGGGGCTATCTCTAGCCCTGTGGTGTGGAGCCCCCTCCCTGCTCATCCCATTTTCTCACGATTCTTAG
- the TEX101 gene encoding testis-expressed protein 101 has product MGTCYNQGLLLLFLLGAPTLTRMYWGIQNLKCQKATFKGIEEDPRDTFNWTTEKVETCDNGALCQETVLMIKSGINTVILATKGCSSEGTPEILFVQHAPPPGIFVVSYSNYCEEPLCNNRKDLYEIWSPEETPASSESATLFCPTCVALGTCLNAPSLPCPNGTNRCYQGKLQVTGGGLNTPLEIKGCTSIIGCRLMSGVYTVGPMWLKEVCPFKTLTPRKVENAAMWPPTSPWRLELLLLLLLLLLLLLLVC; this is encoded by the exons ATGGGGACCTGTTATAACCAGGGTTTGCTGCTCCTCTTTCTCCTAGGAGCTCCGACCTTGACCCGTATGTACTGGGGCA TACAAAATTTGAAATGTCAAAAGGCTACATTCAAGGGTATAGAAGAGGATCCAAGAGACACCTTTAACTGGACCACAGAGAAAGTTGAGACTTGTGACAATGGGGCATTGTGCCAGGAAACCGTGCTAATGATTAAATCAG GGATCAACACGGTAATTTTGGCCACTAAGGGCTGCAGCTCGGAGGGTACACCAGAAATACTGTTTGTCCAGCACGCTCCACCCCCTGGCATATTCGTGGTCTCCTACAGTAACTACTGTGAGGAGCCCCTTTGCAACAACAGAAAGGACTTATATGAGATATGGAGTCCAGAAGAGACCCCAG CTTCCAGCGAGTCAGCAACCCTCTTCTGCCCAACCTGTGTGGCTTTGGGGACCTGTTTGAATgctccttctcttccctgtccCAATGGTACAAATCGATGCTATCAAGGAAAACTTCAGGTCACTGGAG GAGGCCTCAACACACCTTTGGAGATCAAAGGCTGTACATCCATAATTGGTTGCAGGCTGATGTCTGGGGTCTATACAGTAGGCCCCATGTGGCTGAAGGAAGTATGTCCGTTCAAGACTCTCACTCCCCGAAAGGTTGAAAATGCAGCCATGTGGCCTCCCACTTCACCTTGGAGGttagagctgctgctgctgctgctgctgctgctgctgctgctgctgcttgtcTGTTGA